In Ensifer canadensis, a genomic segment contains:
- the kdpB gene encoding potassium-transporting ATPase subunit KdpB: MSSKPVAPSLLDPAILLPAFKAAFTKLDPRQLVRNPVIFVTEVVAAMVTVFFIRDLATGTGTPLFSGQIAAWLWFTVLFATFAEAVAEGRGKAQADSLRRTKSELTARKLVSAEGRETQTIPATSLKVGDLVLVEAGELIPGDGDVVEGVASVNESAITGESAPVIRESGGDRSAVTGGTQVLSDWIKMRIGTAPGDTFVDRMIALIEGAQRQKTPNEIALSILLSGLTLVFLVAVVTLWGLAGYSGTVLSVTVLAALLVTLIPTTIGGLLSAIGIAGMDRLVRFNVIATSGRAVEAAGDVDTLLLDKTGTITFGNRMAANFMPVPGVTDAELADAALLASLADETPEGRSIAALATGEFGRQTPAVSLPASDKQTSREVVALAVGGGSVQTGALAIDAVVPFAAETRLSGVDFGGRRLRKGAVDSILKFAGVRDENVPAEFRRAVDQVARTGGTPLAVADGNRLLGVIHLKDVVKPGIKERFAALRAMGIRTVMVTGDNPVTAAAIASEAGVDDFLAEATPEDKLGYIRKEQQGGRLIAMCGDGTNDAPALAQADVGVAMQTGTQAAREAANMVDLDSSPTKLIEIVEIGKQLLMTRGSLTTFSVANDVAKYFAIIPALFITTYPALAALNIMGLSSPQSAILSAVIFNALIIVALIPLALKGVKYRPVGAAALLRRNLLVYGLGGLLLPFAGIKLVDVVVSALNLV; this comes from the coding sequence ATGTCTTCGAAACCCGTCGCCCCAAGCCTTCTCGACCCGGCGATCCTGCTACCGGCCTTCAAGGCCGCATTCACCAAGCTCGACCCGCGCCAGCTTGTCCGCAACCCGGTGATCTTCGTCACCGAGGTGGTGGCAGCCATGGTCACGGTCTTCTTCATTCGCGATCTTGCGACTGGAACCGGCACGCCGCTGTTTTCGGGCCAGATTGCCGCCTGGCTGTGGTTCACGGTGCTGTTTGCCACCTTCGCCGAAGCGGTCGCCGAAGGACGCGGCAAGGCGCAGGCCGACAGCCTGCGCCGCACCAAGTCCGAACTGACGGCCCGCAAGCTTGTCTCGGCCGAAGGCAGGGAAACGCAGACCATTCCGGCGACATCGCTGAAGGTCGGCGATCTCGTGCTGGTCGAAGCCGGGGAACTGATCCCCGGCGACGGCGACGTCGTCGAGGGTGTCGCCTCGGTCAACGAAAGCGCCATCACCGGCGAATCCGCACCCGTCATCCGTGAGTCCGGCGGCGACCGCTCCGCCGTCACCGGCGGCACGCAGGTGCTGTCCGACTGGATCAAGATGCGCATCGGCACGGCGCCCGGCGACACCTTCGTCGACCGCATGATCGCGCTCATCGAAGGCGCGCAGCGCCAGAAGACCCCGAACGAGATCGCGCTCTCTATCCTGCTCTCGGGCCTGACGCTGGTCTTCCTGGTCGCCGTCGTGACACTCTGGGGTCTTGCCGGCTACTCCGGCACGGTTCTGTCGGTCACGGTTCTTGCAGCCCTGCTCGTCACGCTGATCCCGACCACCATCGGCGGCCTGCTGTCGGCCATCGGCATCGCCGGTATGGACCGGCTGGTGCGGTTCAACGTCATCGCCACATCCGGCCGCGCCGTCGAGGCGGCTGGCGACGTCGATACGCTGCTGCTCGACAAGACAGGCACGATCACCTTCGGCAACCGCATGGCCGCCAACTTCATGCCGGTCCCCGGCGTGACGGATGCCGAGCTTGCCGATGCCGCGCTGCTGGCAAGCCTTGCCGATGAGACCCCCGAGGGCCGCTCGATTGCCGCCCTTGCGACCGGCGAATTCGGTCGTCAGACGCCAGCCGTATCGCTGCCAGCTTCCGACAAGCAGACGAGCCGCGAGGTTGTGGCTCTGGCTGTCGGTGGCGGCTCGGTTCAAACAGGTGCCTTGGCAATTGATGCCGTCGTGCCCTTTGCCGCCGAAACGAGACTGTCGGGCGTCGATTTCGGCGGACGCCGGCTGCGCAAGGGCGCCGTGGATTCGATCCTGAAGTTTGCAGGCGTTCGCGACGAGAACGTGCCGGCCGAATTCCGCCGTGCCGTCGACCAGGTCGCGCGCACCGGCGGCACGCCGCTTGCCGTTGCGGACGGCAATCGCCTGCTCGGCGTCATCCACCTCAAGGACGTGGTCAAGCCTGGCATCAAGGAGCGCTTCGCGGCACTGCGTGCCATGGGGATACGCACCGTGATGGTGACCGGCGATAACCCGGTAACGGCAGCGGCAATCGCCTCGGAAGCCGGCGTCGACGATTTCCTCGCCGAAGCGACACCGGAAGACAAGCTCGGCTATATCCGCAAGGAACAGCAGGGCGGCCGATTGATTGCCATGTGCGGCGACGGCACCAACGACGCGCCGGCGCTGGCCCAGGCCGATGTCGGCGTGGCGATGCAGACCGGCACGCAGGCGGCGCGCGAGGCGGCCAACATGGTCGATCTCGATTCCAGCCCGACAAAGCTCATCGAGATCGTCGAGATCGGCAAGCAACTGTTGATGACGCGCGGCTCGCTGACGACCTTCTCGGTCGCCAACGACGTGGCAAAATACTTCGCCATCATCCCGGCGCTGTTCATCACCACCTATCCGGCGCTGGCCGCGCTCAACATCATGGGGCTGTCGTCACCGCAATCGGCAATCCTGTCAGCGGTCATCTTCAATGCCTTGATCATCGTCGCGCTCATCCCGCTGGCGCTGAAGGGCGTCAAGTATCGCCCGGTCGGCGCCGCAGCACTCCTGCGCCGCAACCTGCTGGTCTATGGCCTCGGCGGCCTCCTGCTGCCCTTTGCC
- the pgi gene encoding glucose-6-phosphate isomerase: MKALVDQLKATAAQTNATDIRAAFASDAQRFSRFSTSLDDLLLDYSKCAVNEQVLDGLEALAKAAKVEEKRDAMFRGDIINITEERAVLHTALRNRGNRPVMVDGKDVMPDVNGVLETMGAFADGIRSGALKGATGKKITDVVNIGIGGSDLGPVMATLALAPFHDGPRLHFVSNIDGAHIADTLKPVDPETTLFIVASKTFTTIETMTNAATARAFIAGKLGEAAVGHHFAAVSTALDKVAAFGIDQARVFGFWDWVGGRYSIWSAIGLPLMIAIGKENFGRFLDGGHAIDEHFRTAPIRQNLPMLLGLLGFYHRNVLGYPSRAILPYDQRLSRFPAYLQQLDMESNGKAVTLDSKPVEYSTGPVVWGEPGTNGQHAFYQLIHQGTDVIPAEFMIAANGHEKNLRHQHELLIANCLAQSEALMKGRTLAEAKAQLTSKGMADAKADKIAPHRVFAGNRPSLTLVYDQLDPFAFGRLIALYEHRVFVEGALFNINSFDQWGVELGKELATGLLPVVEGKESAAGHDSSTAGLVAVLLKASR, translated from the coding sequence ATGAAAGCGCTTGTCGATCAACTCAAAGCAACCGCCGCGCAGACCAATGCGACCGATATCCGCGCCGCCTTCGCGAGCGATGCCCAGCGCTTCTCGCGCTTCAGCACCTCGCTCGACGATCTGCTGCTCGATTATTCGAAATGCGCAGTGAACGAACAGGTGCTCGACGGTCTTGAGGCGCTGGCGAAAGCGGCCAAGGTCGAAGAGAAGCGCGACGCGATGTTCCGCGGCGACATCATCAACATTACCGAAGAACGGGCCGTGCTGCACACGGCGCTGCGCAACCGCGGCAATCGTCCTGTCATGGTCGACGGCAAGGACGTGATGCCCGACGTCAACGGCGTGCTTGAAACCATGGGCGCCTTTGCCGATGGCATCCGCTCGGGCGCGCTCAAAGGTGCGACCGGCAAGAAGATCACCGATGTGGTCAATATCGGCATCGGCGGCTCGGATCTCGGCCCAGTGATGGCGACGCTGGCGCTCGCGCCGTTCCATGACGGCCCGCGCCTGCATTTCGTCTCCAACATCGATGGCGCGCATATCGCCGATACGCTGAAGCCCGTCGATCCGGAAACGACGCTCTTCATCGTCGCCTCCAAGACCTTCACGACCATCGAGACGATGACCAATGCGGCGACTGCCCGCGCCTTCATCGCCGGCAAGCTCGGCGAAGCCGCAGTCGGCCACCACTTTGCCGCCGTCTCGACGGCACTCGACAAGGTCGCAGCTTTCGGCATCGACCAGGCGCGCGTGTTCGGCTTCTGGGATTGGGTCGGTGGGCGCTATTCGATCTGGTCGGCCATTGGCCTGCCGCTGATGATCGCCATCGGCAAGGAGAATTTCGGCCGCTTCCTCGATGGCGGCCATGCCATCGACGAGCACTTCCGCACTGCGCCGATCCGCCAGAACCTGCCGATGCTGCTGGGCCTCCTCGGCTTCTATCACCGCAATGTTCTCGGCTATCCCTCGCGGGCGATCCTCCCCTATGACCAGCGCCTGTCGCGCTTTCCGGCTTACCTGCAGCAGCTCGACATGGAATCGAACGGCAAGGCGGTCACGCTCGACAGCAAACCGGTCGAATATTCGACGGGTCCGGTCGTCTGGGGCGAGCCGGGCACCAATGGCCAGCACGCCTTCTACCAGCTGATCCACCAGGGCACGGACGTCATCCCGGCCGAGTTCATGATCGCCGCCAACGGCCACGAGAAGAACCTGCGCCACCAGCACGAACTGCTGATTGCCAATTGCCTCGCCCAGTCTGAAGCCCTGATGAAGGGGCGCACGCTTGCCGAGGCGAAGGCACAGCTGACCTCCAAGGGCATGGCGGATGCCAAGGCAGACAAGATCGCGCCGCACCGCGTCTTTGCCGGCAACCGCCCGTCGCTGACGCTGGTCTACGACCAGCTCGATCCTTTCGCCTTCGGCCGGCTGATCGCGCTCTACGAGCACCGCGTCTTCGTCGAAGGCGCGCTCTTCAACATCAATTCGTTCGATCAGTGGGGCGTCGAGCTCGGCAAGGAGCTGGCAACGGGCCTGCTGCCCGTGGTCGAAGGCAAGGAAAGTGCTGCCGGTCACGATTCGTCGACGGCGGGCCTTGTGGCCGTGCTGCTCAAGGCTTCTCGCTAA
- a CDS encoding MFS transporter, with protein MCDEAYSSAVDSRRSRISVAEVALAVGGFGIGTGEFAIMGLLPQVADDVGVSVPRAGAVISAYALGVVVGAPLIAVLAARFSRFRVLLVLMLLFAIGNFASAIAPDFYTLVAARFFAGLPHGAYFGVAALVAAGLAAPNQRARAVGRVMMGLTIATLFGTPLVAWFGQALGWRSAFAIVGGISLLTIALTWSYVPRDKGNPQATPLRELGALGKLQVWLMLGICAIGCGGMFAVFSYIAPALTDVAGVSVANVPIMLSVFGAGMILGNIVGSRLADWALLPAIGIALAFNIFAYVLFYFTMGNPWIAIVNVLFIGGGFAVVPGVQTRLMDVSGEAQTLAAALSHSAFNLANALGAWLGGWSIAAGYGWTSTGLVGAVMGVAGFGIFLASVFVDRAETTKRAAIRAAE; from the coding sequence ATGTGTGACGAAGCCTATTCTTCTGCCGTCGATTCGCGCCGAAGCCGCATCTCTGTTGCCGAGGTTGCGCTCGCCGTTGGCGGGTTCGGCATCGGTACGGGCGAATTCGCCATCATGGGCCTGCTGCCGCAAGTGGCCGATGACGTCGGCGTTTCGGTGCCGCGCGCCGGCGCCGTCATCAGCGCCTATGCACTCGGCGTCGTCGTCGGCGCACCGTTGATCGCGGTGCTTGCGGCGCGGTTTTCCCGCTTTCGGGTGCTCTTGGTGCTGATGCTGCTGTTTGCGATCGGCAATTTCGCAAGCGCCATCGCACCGGATTTCTACACGCTGGTTGCCGCGCGCTTCTTTGCCGGTCTTCCGCACGGTGCCTATTTCGGTGTGGCGGCGCTCGTGGCTGCAGGGCTGGCTGCACCCAACCAGCGGGCGCGTGCCGTCGGGCGCGTGATGATGGGCCTGACGATCGCGACCCTGTTCGGAACGCCGCTCGTTGCCTGGTTCGGTCAGGCGCTCGGATGGCGGTCGGCCTTCGCCATTGTCGGCGGCATCAGCCTTCTGACCATTGCGCTCACCTGGTCCTACGTGCCGCGCGACAAGGGCAATCCGCAGGCGACGCCGCTGCGCGAGCTTGGCGCCCTGGGCAAGCTGCAGGTGTGGCTGATGCTCGGCATCTGCGCCATCGGCTGCGGCGGCATGTTCGCCGTCTTCAGCTACATCGCTCCGGCATTGACGGACGTCGCAGGCGTTTCCGTGGCGAACGTGCCGATCATGCTGTCGGTGTTTGGCGCCGGGATGATCCTCGGCAACATCGTCGGCTCCAGGCTCGCCGATTGGGCGCTGCTGCCGGCGATCGGCATCGCGCTTGCCTTCAATATCTTCGCTTATGTGCTGTTCTATTTCACCATGGGCAATCCGTGGATCGCCATCGTCAACGTCTTGTTCATCGGCGGCGGCTTTGCCGTCGTACCGGGTGTGCAGACCCGACTTATGGACGTGTCGGGCGAGGCGCAGACACTTGCCGCAGCACTCAGCCATTCCGCCTTCAACCTCGCCAATGCGCTCGGCGCCTGGCTTGGCGGCTGGTCCATTGCCGCTGGCTATGGTTGGACTTCGACTGGTCTGGTCGGTGCCGTCATGGGGGTTGCCGGTTTCGGTATCTTCCTCGCATCGGTTTTCGTCGATCGCGCCGAGACGACCAAGCGGGCGGCGATACGTGCGGCAGAATGA
- a CDS encoding AI-2E family transporter has translation MQLGNRERENLPVEPRLFGHAAASRSALVGPITAARWMLVFVLLAGVYFFHGFLVPVLAAVVIGFASWPIYRRLLAAVGGNRTLAATIAIICVVAFIVVPISVAAVYAVDEVRDWLVWAVETNANGAGVPVWLTSIPVAGAWLGEQWVKYVGHPGALGELVQLVSGSNIGNIYRGVLVIGASAFHAFLTLLFMLITLFFVYRDGHSFSKQLDHLGERIFPMRWERLSRVVPLTISSTVTGMGIIAIGEGIVLGVAYWLAGVPSPVTLGIITGLMALIPGGAPLCFTLVSVYLVASGSPVQGIALFAWGTTELFIVDKTLRPRLVGGPIKLPFLPTFFGLVGGVKTMGFLGLFVGPVLMALLVAIWREWMREVTTEAAPTVSPIIKG, from the coding sequence GTGCAGTTGGGCAATCGCGAACGAGAAAACCTTCCCGTAGAGCCGCGACTCTTCGGGCATGCGGCGGCGTCGCGCTCGGCTCTGGTTGGTCCGATCACCGCTGCGCGCTGGATGCTCGTCTTCGTGCTTCTGGCCGGCGTCTATTTCTTCCACGGCTTCCTCGTCCCGGTTCTGGCTGCTGTCGTCATCGGTTTTGCCAGCTGGCCGATTTATCGCCGCCTGCTGGCGGCCGTCGGCGGCAACCGCACACTGGCGGCGACCATTGCCATTATCTGCGTCGTCGCCTTCATCGTCGTGCCGATCTCGGTCGCTGCCGTCTACGCGGTCGACGAAGTGCGCGACTGGCTGGTCTGGGCGGTTGAAACCAATGCCAACGGCGCCGGCGTGCCCGTCTGGCTGACCTCGATCCCCGTCGCCGGTGCCTGGCTCGGCGAGCAGTGGGTCAAATATGTCGGCCATCCCGGAGCGCTCGGCGAACTGGTGCAGCTCGTCAGCGGCTCCAACATCGGCAATATCTATCGCGGCGTGCTGGTCATCGGCGCGTCGGCGTTTCACGCCTTCCTGACGCTGCTCTTCATGCTGATCACGCTGTTCTTCGTCTATCGCGACGGACACTCCTTCTCCAAGCAGCTCGATCATCTCGGCGAACGCATCTTCCCGATGCGCTGGGAACGGCTGTCGCGCGTGGTGCCGCTGACGATCAGCTCGACGGTGACGGGCATGGGCATCATCGCCATCGGCGAGGGCATCGTGCTCGGCGTCGCCTATTGGCTGGCCGGCGTTCCCTCGCCGGTCACGCTCGGCATCATCACCGGCCTGATGGCGCTGATCCCCGGCGGTGCGCCGCTCTGCTTCACGCTGGTTTCCGTCTATCTCGTCGCCAGCGGCTCGCCGGTCCAGGGCATTGCGCTGTTTGCCTGGGGCACGACCGAACTCTTCATCGTCGACAAGACGTTGCGTCCGCGCCTTGTCGGCGGCCCGATCAAGCTGCCGTTCCTGCCGACCTTCTTCGGCCTCGTCGGCGGCGTGAAGACCATGGGCTTTCTCGGTCTGTTCGTCGGTCCGGTGCTGATGGCACTGCTCGTCGCCATCTGGCGCGAGTGGATGCGCGAAGTGACCACCGAAGCGGCACCCACCGTAAGCCCGATCATCAAGGGCTAG
- the kdpA gene encoding potassium-transporting ATPase subunit KdpA, whose translation MSIIGWLQIGLLFLAVFLAIKPLGLYMARVFAGERNFLSPVLGPVERGLYLAAGVDARKEQGWLAYTLSMLAFSAAGFALLYVILRFQGSMPLNPQGFANVPPDLAFNTAVSFLTNTNWQSYGGETTMSHFSQMAGLTVQNFVSAATGIAIALAVTRAFARSGAATLGNFWVDLTHSTLYVLLPLAVLVALAFVAMGMPQTFHASVSATTLEGVQQTIALGPVASQEAIKQLGTNGGGFFNANAAHPFENPSALSNYLSIFAMLSITSALVYTFGQIVGDRRQGWAFIAAMATLLIAGIGVIYWAESYGNPILHSLGLEASLGNMEGKEVRFGQAMSAAYAGVTTGISTGAVNGMHGSFTGIGGLVPMLLIQLGEVLPGGVGSGLYGMVVFAILAVFVAGLMVGRTPELLGKKIEGREMKYAMLAILILPASILGFTAISAVMPSAVASIGTSGPHGLSEILYAYTSATGNNGSAFGGLSANTPWYNTTLGFAMLLGRFAYAIPVLAIAGSIAAKTRVPASQGTFPTHTPLFVGLLIGVILILGGLQYFPALALGPIVEQFAMLSGQTF comes from the coding sequence ATGTCTATTATCGGGTGGCTGCAGATCGGCCTCCTCTTTCTCGCCGTCTTCCTCGCGATCAAGCCATTGGGCCTTTACATGGCCCGGGTTTTCGCTGGCGAGCGCAACTTCCTCTCTCCGGTTCTCGGACCCGTCGAGCGTGGGCTCTATCTCGCGGCTGGCGTCGATGCTAGGAAGGAGCAGGGCTGGCTCGCCTATACACTGTCGATGCTCGCCTTCAGCGCGGCCGGCTTCGCGCTTCTCTACGTCATCCTGCGCTTCCAGGGGTCGATGCCGCTGAACCCGCAGGGGTTTGCCAACGTCCCGCCAGACCTCGCCTTCAACACGGCGGTCAGCTTCCTCACCAACACCAACTGGCAGTCCTATGGCGGCGAGACCACCATGAGCCATTTCAGCCAGATGGCCGGCCTGACGGTGCAGAACTTCGTGTCGGCTGCAACGGGCATCGCCATCGCGCTTGCCGTCACCCGCGCCTTTGCCCGCTCCGGCGCCGCGACACTCGGCAATTTCTGGGTCGATCTGACCCACTCGACCCTCTATGTGCTGCTGCCGCTGGCAGTTCTCGTTGCACTCGCTTTCGTCGCGATGGGTATGCCGCAGACGTTCCACGCTTCCGTCAGCGCCACCACGCTCGAGGGCGTGCAGCAGACGATCGCGCTTGGTCCGGTCGCAAGCCAGGAGGCGATCAAGCAGCTCGGCACCAATGGCGGCGGCTTCTTCAACGCCAATGCGGCGCACCCGTTCGAAAACCCGAGCGCGCTCAGCAACTACCTGTCGATCTTCGCGATGCTGTCGATCACCTCGGCGCTGGTCTACACCTTCGGCCAGATAGTCGGTGACCGCCGCCAGGGCTGGGCCTTCATCGCTGCCATGGCAACGTTGCTGATCGCCGGTATCGGCGTCATCTACTGGGCCGAAAGCTACGGCAACCCGATCCTGCACAGCCTCGGCCTCGAGGCGTCTCTCGGCAATATGGAAGGCAAGGAAGTCCGCTTCGGCCAAGCGATGTCGGCGGCTTATGCCGGCGTGACCACAGGCATTTCGACCGGTGCGGTCAACGGCATGCACGGCTCCTTCACCGGCATTGGCGGCCTTGTCCCCATGCTGCTGATCCAGCTTGGCGAAGTGCTGCCGGGCGGCGTCGGCTCCGGCCTTTACGGTATGGTCGTCTTCGCGATCCTCGCCGTCTTCGTCGCCGGCCTGATGGTCGGGCGCACGCCCGAACTGCTCGGTAAGAAGATCGAAGGCCGCGAGATGAAATACGCGATGCTGGCGATCCTCATCCTGCCCGCCTCGATCCTCGGCTTCACCGCGATTTCTGCCGTCATGCCCTCGGCTGTCGCCAGCATCGGCACGTCAGGTCCGCATGGCCTGTCGGAAATCCTCTACGCCTATACCTCTGCTACCGGCAACAACGGCTCCGCGTTTGGCGGCCTCTCGGCCAACACGCCCTGGTACAACACGACGCTCGGCTTCGCGATGCTGCTCGGCCGTTTCGCCTACGCGATACCGGTGCTGGCGATAGCCGGCTCAATCGCCGCCAAGACCCGCGTTCCGGCTTCCCAGGGAACCTTCCCGACGCACACGCCGCTCTTCGTCGGCCTGCTCATCGGCGTCATCCTCATCCTCGGCGGGCTGCAATATTTCCCGGCCCTCGCGCTTGGTCCCATCGTCGAGCAGTTCGCCATGCTCTCGGGCCAGACCTTCTGA
- the kdpF gene encoding K(+)-transporting ATPase subunit F: MFEAFIGLAVAFALAAYLIVTLVRPERF, encoded by the coding sequence ATGTTCGAAGCCTTCATTGGCCTCGCCGTCGCCTTTGCGCTCGCGGCCTATCTCATCGTGACCCTCGTTCGACCGGAACGGTTCTGA
- a CDS encoding long-chain fatty acid--CoA ligase: MAELNTQPTGISPEKIWLKSYPPGIAAEIGPLPYKSIGDFFDHAVARYSRRFAFTCMGKSLTFSELNAESAKIGAWLQARGLSKGDRVAVMMPNILQNPVIVFGILRAGFTVVNVNPLYTPRELEHQLVDSGAKAIFVLENFAHTVQQVAAKTSIKHVVVATMGDMLGFKGTIVNLIVRRVKKLVPAWSIPGHHSFKSVLAEGGRLKLTKPNVAPSDVAFLQYTGGTTGISKGATLTHSNLLSNMAQMEIWFDTAFRSRPRPDSLVFMCALPLYHIFALTVNSLMGLATGGNNILIPNPRDIPGFVKELGKYKTNIFPGLNTLFNALMNNPEFQKLDFSSLMLTFGGGMAIQRPVAERWQKMTGCPIAEGYGLSETSPVATANLLDSTEFTGTIGFPIPSTEVEIRDDQGNTLAIGDVGEICIRGPQVMAGYWQRPDETAKAISPDGFFRSGDIGFINPAGLVKIVDRKKDMILVSGFNVFPNEIEEVAMTHPGILECAAIGVPDEHSGEAVKLFVVRKDPDLTEEDVKRHCAANLTNYKRPRFVEFRTELPKTNVGKILRKDLRG, translated from the coding sequence ATGGCGGAACTCAACACGCAACCAACAGGCATCAGCCCGGAGAAGATCTGGCTGAAGTCCTATCCGCCGGGCATTGCCGCCGAAATCGGCCCTCTGCCCTACAAATCGATCGGCGACTTCTTCGACCATGCCGTCGCGCGCTACTCGCGCCGCTTCGCCTTTACCTGCATGGGCAAATCGCTGACCTTCTCCGAGCTCAATGCCGAATCCGCCAAGATCGGCGCCTGGCTGCAGGCGCGCGGGCTGTCGAAGGGCGACCGCGTCGCGGTGATGATGCCGAACATCCTGCAGAACCCTGTTATCGTTTTCGGCATTCTGAGGGCAGGATTCACGGTCGTGAACGTCAACCCGCTCTACACGCCGCGCGAACTGGAACATCAGCTCGTCGATTCCGGCGCCAAGGCGATCTTCGTGCTTGAGAACTTCGCTCATACGGTCCAGCAGGTTGCGGCCAAGACCAGCATCAAGCATGTGGTGGTCGCCACGATGGGCGACATGCTCGGCTTCAAGGGCACGATCGTCAATCTGATCGTGCGCCGGGTGAAGAAGCTCGTGCCCGCCTGGTCGATCCCCGGCCATCATTCCTTCAAGTCCGTGCTCGCCGAAGGTGGCCGCCTGAAGCTGACCAAACCCAATGTGGCGCCGAGCGATGTCGCTTTCCTGCAATATACCGGCGGCACCACGGGTATTTCCAAAGGGGCGACGCTCACCCATTCCAACCTTTTGTCGAACATGGCGCAGATGGAAATCTGGTTCGACACGGCGTTCCGCTCGCGTCCGCGGCCGGACAGTCTCGTCTTCATGTGCGCTCTGCCGCTCTACCATATCTTCGCGCTGACGGTGAACTCGCTGATGGGCCTTGCCACCGGCGGCAACAACATCCTGATCCCCAACCCACGCGACATTCCCGGCTTCGTCAAGGAGCTCGGCAAGTACAAGACCAACATCTTCCCGGGTCTCAACACGCTGTTCAATGCGCTGATGAACAACCCCGAATTCCAGAAGCTCGACTTCTCGTCGCTGATGCTCACCTTCGGCGGCGGCATGGCCATCCAAAGACCGGTGGCAGAGCGCTGGCAGAAGATGACGGGGTGCCCGATCGCCGAAGGCTACGGGCTTTCCGAGACGTCGCCGGTCGCCACCGCCAACCTTCTCGACTCGACCGAGTTCACCGGCACGATCGGCTTTCCGATCCCTTCGACCGAGGTTGAGATCCGCGACGACCAGGGCAACACCCTGGCGATCGGCGACGTCGGCGAAATCTGCATTCGCGGGCCGCAGGTCATGGCCGGTTACTGGCAGCGTCCGGACGAAACCGCCAAGGCGATTTCGCCCGACGGTTTCTTCCGCTCCGGCGATATCGGCTTCATAAACCCCGCCGGCCTCGTCAAGATCGTCGATCGCAAGAAGGACATGATCCTGGTTTCGGGCTTCAACGTCTTCCCTAACGAGATCGAGGAAGTGGCGATGACCCATCCCGGCATTCTCGAATGCGCGGCGATCGGCGTTCCGGACGAACATTCGGGCGAAGCCGTCAAGCTGTTCGTCGTGCGCAAGGATCCTGACCTGACCGAAGAGGACGTCAAGCGGCATTGCGCGGCCAATCTCACCAACTACAAGCGGCCGCGCTTCGTCGAGTTCCGCACCGAGTTGCCGAAAACCAATGTCGGCAAGATCCTGCGCAAGGACCTCCGGGGCTAG